CATCTACCATATATTGTGCGCTTTCAGCAGAAAATAAATTTGTAGGAGCTCTGTCTTTAATTTGATTCTCTCCTGCTTTATACATGGCTACAGCGGTAGGAAACATCACATAAATCGTCATTAAAAGAGCAATACCGCTGATGACCTGATTTGGTGGAGATTGTTGAATACCCAAAGCATTGCGTAAAAGAGACAGCACAATCACAATTTTAATGTAAGAAGTTAAGAGCATAATGGCAAAAGGCAGAAGTGCAAAAGCCGTGATTGCTGTTAACTCTTCTAAAATAGTAGGGGTCGGCGTTAGTTGTTCAATAGAAGGTGAAGAGGCCTCTTGTGCATATAAACAGTCTCCTAAAAAAAGACAGGCTAGCAATACAAAAGAAAAAAGCAGAAGGCGTTTATGCATGTCAGTACCATTTTTTTACCGAATTTAGTATATTCTTAGATTTTCTCTAAGAGAAAAGAGAGAAAGAGGTTGATAAGAGTTTTAAAAATTACATATATTTCTGAAAAGCTTGCTCTAGAGATTCCCAGAGTTTATCTATTTTGGCATTGATAATTCCGCTATCTGTTTCAATAACACAGCCTCCTTGCTCAACATCATCTCTTTCTTGAATCGTAAAAGTTTTTACTTGTTCAAGATTTTTCTTAAGAGTAGGTTTATTTGCTTCTAGGATCTCTTTATCTAATTTATTAACATAGATGGTGATATCAGGACTTTGCTTCACACTTTTAAGCGTCTCGGAAACGATCCGCACGATAGTTTCAGGATCTAAAGAGAGTTGTTGACTAACGATTTTTTTAGCCGCTTGCAGGGCAAGTGGAAGTACTTTTTTTTGTAGTTCTGAATACCAAAAAAGCATTTTTTTTTCTAAATCTGTAATATAGGTGCTGAATTGCTCAAGCCCTTCATCAAAGCCTTGTTGTTTTGCTTGGGCACGTAGTTTTTTACACTCTTTTTCCACTTTTTGTTTATAAAGAACAATGTCTTTTTGTGCATGCTCAATAAGCAATTTTGTTTCTAGTAAAATACTAAAATCTTTAGCAGGAATCACTTTTTCTGCTGCTGCTGGATGTATTTCACTTTGTTGAATGAGTGTTAGAAGTTTCATAAGTTAAGCTTGATAGTTAAGTGTTTTCATGAGTAAAAGGACTTGATTTTTGAGCAAATCAGCTGCTTGTGGAGCATTTGTAGCGGTAGATAGCTTGGTTAATAGCTTACCTTTTTCCATTTCTAGATGGTGACTTATATACCAAGTGAAGCTCGCATGAATGGGATAAATGGCTTTGGCTAATCGATTAATGCCTCTTTGCGTTAATGCGTCTTTCAATACATCTAAATCTGCACCCCATTCAGAGAGTCCTATTTTTTTAAAGATAACAGGTTCTTTTTGAGACAGAAGGCTTTTTAAATAATGAGTCTGTTCTTTAGTAAGAGAACTATCAATCAATTTTAATTTTTGCGTGGAGATGATTTGAGGAATTTCTACTGCCAAATCATGCATTGCTAATAGTTCAATGAGGGTATTTAATTGTGTAGTATTTAAATCAAGTAAAGTTAGTAAAGGGTGTTGCGGCAGAAAGCAACAAGGGATTAGATTTTCAGGGGCAATCGTTTTAAATAATTCTTGAGTTAAGTATTTTTTTGCTAAAGTTGTGGGTTTTGGAAAAGATTCAGAGAGCATCAATGCTTTTTTTAAATCTTGTGTTTGTTGAAGCGATAAACAGGATATGAAAAGCTTAGCCTCTTTTTCTGTAAGAGAGCGCAGATGTGGTACAAACCAGGAAAAATGTATAGCATCAAGTTGCTTACATATAGAGGAGGCCGTATCGGTTAT
This sequence is a window from Candidatus Rhabdochlamydia sp. T3358. Protein-coding genes within it:
- the sctR gene encoding type III secretion system export apparatus subunit SctR: MHKRLLLFSFVLLACLFLGDCLYAQEASSPSIEQLTPTPTILEELTAITAFALLPFAIMLLTSYIKIVIVLSLLRNALGIQQSPPNQVISGIALLMTIYVMFPTAVAMYKAGENQIKDRAPTNLFSAESAQYMVDVINVTKEPMRDFLQRNTTAKHMGGFYQLAQRSIPEEFRGGLKPNDFIILIPAFITSQLKAAFEIGVLIYLPFFVVDLVTSNILLAMGMMMLSPLTIALPLKLLLIVMVDGWTLIIQGLVLSFR
- a CDS encoding FliH/SctL family protein; protein product: MKLLTLIQQSEIHPAAAEKVIPAKDFSILLETKLLIEHAQKDIVLYKQKVEKECKKLRAQAKQQGFDEGLEQFSTYITDLEKKMLFWYSELQKKVLPLALQAAKKIVSQQLSLDPETIVRIVSETLKSVKQSPDITIYVNKLDKEILEANKPTLKKNLEQVKTFTIQERDDVEQGGCVIETDSGIINAKIDKLWESLEQAFQKYM